The Verrucomicrobiia bacterium genome includes a window with the following:
- a CDS encoding TrkH family potassium uptake protein, with protein sequence MNLRLLSKLMGTLLLLLGGMMFICLGLAYLLDVRRDGFDAIEGFWISSLLTAGTGVLLIYLGRGEKSELLRKEAIAVVGMSWLVCSAYGALPYIFSEARLTPSEAFFEAVSGFTTTGASVFSDVEILPRSILLWRSLTQWLGGLGILVLFVALLTYLGVGSKALFRHESSAKSGEGVQARIRDVAARLWQIYLGLSVICFIGLIVLGMDWFDAINHAFAAISTGGFSTRNASVAAFDSFAIELWLVIFMLIGGISFMLYAWLLRGKWERWKKEEETQAFLILVAASTLIIALDLWVLGYDRSFGSALRDSLFQVVTIVTTSGFATADFDQWPHFSRLALIFLMCVGGCAGSTSGGIKVSRWLLFFKIVRLETILAFRPNQVIRLSLNGNATDEQLRAQTIFFIALAGVTVALGTGLVSLLEPGLDIESCFSAVMATLFNIGPGLGAVGPTQNFGFLSPLTHLLLSLLMILGRLEFFAILVLFAPSLWKRY encoded by the coding sequence ATGAACCTGCGCCTCCTGAGCAAGCTGATGGGTACGCTGCTGCTGCTGCTGGGCGGGATGATGTTCATCTGCCTTGGACTGGCCTATCTGCTGGACGTACGGCGCGATGGGTTCGATGCGATCGAGGGATTCTGGATATCTTCCCTGCTCACGGCCGGCACCGGCGTATTGCTCATCTATCTGGGCCGGGGCGAGAAAAGCGAACTGCTCAGAAAGGAAGCCATCGCGGTGGTAGGCATGAGCTGGCTGGTATGCAGTGCGTATGGCGCACTGCCATACATCTTTTCCGAGGCTCGGCTCACCCCTTCCGAGGCTTTTTTTGAAGCCGTCTCCGGCTTCACCACCACCGGGGCCTCCGTCTTCAGCGATGTTGAGATCTTGCCGCGCAGCATCCTGCTCTGGCGTTCCCTTACCCAATGGTTGGGCGGCCTGGGCATCCTGGTGCTGTTCGTGGCGCTGCTGACATATTTGGGAGTCGGCAGCAAGGCCCTGTTCCGCCATGAGTCCTCGGCCAAGTCCGGGGAAGGTGTCCAGGCTCGCATCCGCGATGTGGCCGCACGACTGTGGCAGATTTATCTGGGACTAAGCGTGATCTGTTTTATCGGCCTCATTGTGCTGGGTATGGACTGGTTTGACGCCATCAATCACGCTTTTGCCGCCATCTCCACCGGCGGTTTCAGCACGCGGAACGCCAGTGTGGCCGCTTTTGACAGTTTCGCCATCGAGCTGTGGCTGGTGATCTTCATGCTTATCGGCGGCATCAGCTTCATGCTTTACGCCTGGCTGTTGCGTGGCAAATGGGAACGTTGGAAGAAGGAGGAGGAGACGCAGGCTTTCCTGATCTTGGTGGCCGCAAGCACCCTGATCATCGCCTTGGACCTTTGGGTGCTGGGTTATGACCGCTCGTTCGGCAGCGCGTTACGTGATTCCCTGTTTCAGGTGGTCACCATTGTCACCACCTCAGGTTTTGCGACGGCTGACTTCGATCAATGGCCGCATTTTTCCCGGTTGGCCCTGATCTTTTTGATGTGTGTGGGCGGTTGCGCCGGCTCGACTTCGGGCGGCATCAAGGTCAGCCGCTGGCTGCTCTTCTTCAAGATCGTGCGGCTGGAGACCATCCTGGCCTTCCGCCCCAATCAGGTCATCCGCCTGAGCCTGAACGGCAATGCGACGGATGAGCAGTTGCGCGCACAAACCATCTTTTTCATCGCGCTCGCCGGAGTGACCGTGGCCTTGGGCACGGGCCTCGTCAGCCTGCTGGAACCGGGGCTGGACATCGAATCGTGTTTCTCCGCTGTCATGGCTACCCTGTTCAATATCGGCCCCGGATTGGGTGCCGTGGGGCCGACTCAGAATTTCGGTTTCCTCAGCCCGCTGACGCATCTCCTGCTGAGTTTGCTGATGATCCTCGGACGTCTGGAATTCTTCGCGATCCTGGTGCTCTTCGCCCCCTCTTTGTGGAAACGGTATTGA
- a CDS encoding pyruvate carboxylase produces the protein MKKAAKAAEETAVAGPKPFKKLMAANRSEIAIRIFRAATELGLRTVAVYAQEDRFCMHRFKADESYLVGQGKGPVAAYLDIDGIVALAKEKGVEAIHPGYGFLSENPAFARACAKAGITFVGPRPELLEMMGDKTAARALAQKIGVPVLQGTEEPISDRDEALKLAKQIGFPLIIKAAFGGGGRGMRVVLKAGDLANLLDEAQAEAGRAFGNPAVFLEKYIPRAKHIEVQILGDQHGNVIHLHERDCSVQRRHQKVVEVAPSFGLPEHVIKDLCDAAARMAREIKYDNAGTVEFLYDLDKHEWFFIEMNPRIQVEHTVTEVITGIDLVRAQMLIAQGYSLHSREIGLPGQNEIPRNGYAIQCRVTTEDPENKFMPDYGKILAYRSPGGFGIRLDGGMGYSGAVITPFYDSMLVKVIASGRTYDIAMDRMDRALSEFRIRGVKTNIPFLENVIRHTQFQTGQATTTLIDTTPELFAFKLKRDRATKILNFLGNVIVNGNPHAKGYKPTKLIELAPSPTFERTQVIPKGTRDLLLELGPKKFAEWTLKQKRLLVTDTTFRDAHQSLMATRVRSYDMLACSDALARRLGDVKTGLFSLEMWGGATFDTSMRFLNEDPWERLRDLRTKIPNICFQMLFRGSNAVGYSNYPENVVAGFVKHAAASGMDIFRIFDSLNYLPNLKVAMESVQDTHAICEAAICYTGDILDEKRDKYSLKYYVKLAKELEKMGAHFLAIKDMAGLCRPFAAKKLVKALREEVGMPIHFHTHDTAGTQSAAILNASEAGVDIVDLAMASMSGSTSQPNLNSTVAALQHTTRDTLLNIDALNEFSDYWEKVREYYTPFDTAPKTGSAEVYLHEMPGGQYTNLKEQAASMGVSHRWPEIARTYAEVNQLFGDIVKVTPSSKVVGDMALFLFSRGIKPADVVNLEPGATPFPESVIDMLSGGLGWPEGGFPADVSRVVLGEKRYAEAKKNYEKGVVPGAVATPANFDKIRKELAEKLKREVTEDDVFSYLMYPQVFTDFAKHAREYSDVSVLPTPSFYYGLRRGEEISVSIEEGKTLVVKLVNVSEPDKDGRRTVTYELNGQTREAYVQDKKVAPSSKTRSKADISDPSQVGAPIPGLVAAISVTVGQKIAKGDKLLMMEAMKMQTTVTSPVDGVVDAIHAQVGETVESKDLLIKLRA, from the coding sequence ATGAAGAAAGCAGCCAAAGCAGCGGAAGAGACAGCAGTAGCGGGACCGAAGCCCTTCAAGAAATTGATGGCGGCGAATCGCTCGGAGATCGCCATCCGCATTTTCCGTGCAGCGACCGAACTCGGCCTGCGCACGGTGGCCGTGTATGCGCAGGAGGACCGCTTCTGCATGCACCGTTTCAAGGCGGATGAATCCTACCTCGTGGGCCAGGGCAAAGGGCCCGTGGCGGCTTACTTGGACATCGACGGCATCGTGGCCCTCGCCAAGGAAAAAGGCGTGGAGGCGATCCACCCCGGTTACGGCTTCCTGAGCGAGAATCCGGCGTTTGCCCGCGCTTGTGCGAAGGCGGGAATCACGTTCGTCGGGCCACGTCCTGAGTTGCTCGAGATGATGGGTGACAAGACCGCTGCCCGTGCGCTGGCGCAAAAGATCGGCGTGCCAGTGCTGCAAGGAACGGAAGAGCCCATCTCGGATCGTGACGAGGCGTTGAAGCTGGCGAAGCAGATCGGTTTCCCGCTCATCATCAAGGCCGCCTTCGGCGGTGGCGGTCGCGGTATGCGCGTGGTGCTGAAGGCCGGCGATCTCGCGAATCTTTTGGATGAAGCGCAGGCGGAAGCGGGTCGCGCGTTCGGCAATCCGGCCGTGTTCCTCGAGAAATACATACCCCGCGCTAAGCACATCGAGGTGCAGATCCTCGGCGACCAGCACGGCAATGTCATCCACCTACACGAGCGCGATTGCTCGGTGCAGCGTCGTCACCAGAAGGTTGTGGAAGTCGCGCCGAGCTTTGGCCTGCCGGAGCATGTCATCAAAGACCTTTGCGATGCCGCCGCCCGCATGGCCCGCGAGATCAAGTATGACAACGCGGGCACGGTGGAATTCCTCTACGATCTGGACAAGCACGAGTGGTTCTTCATCGAGATGAACCCGCGCATCCAGGTGGAGCACACGGTCACGGAAGTCATCACGGGCATCGACCTTGTGCGTGCGCAGATGCTCATCGCGCAGGGCTACAGCCTGCACTCCCGCGAGATCGGTTTGCCGGGGCAGAACGAGATTCCGCGCAACGGTTACGCTATCCAATGCCGCGTGACCACGGAAGATCCGGAGAACAAGTTCATGCCGGATTACGGCAAGATCCTCGCGTATCGTTCACCCGGTGGTTTCGGCATCCGTCTGGATGGCGGCATGGGTTACAGCGGAGCGGTCATCACGCCGTTCTACGACTCCATGCTCGTGAAGGTCATCGCCAGCGGCCGCACGTATGACATCGCGATGGATCGCATGGATCGCGCGCTATCCGAATTCCGCATCCGCGGCGTGAAGACGAACATACCCTTCCTGGAAAACGTCATCCGCCACACGCAGTTCCAGACGGGTCAAGCCACGACGACGCTCATTGATACGACGCCTGAGCTGTTCGCGTTCAAACTCAAGCGCGATCGCGCCACGAAGATCCTGAACTTCCTCGGCAACGTCATCGTGAACGGCAACCCGCATGCGAAGGGTTACAAGCCCACGAAGCTCATCGAACTCGCGCCTTCACCAACCTTCGAGCGCACACAAGTGATTCCGAAAGGCACACGCGATCTCTTGCTGGAACTCGGGCCGAAGAAATTTGCGGAATGGACGTTGAAGCAAAAGCGCCTGCTCGTCACGGACACGACGTTCCGCGATGCACATCAATCCCTCATGGCCACGCGCGTGCGCAGCTATGACATGCTCGCTTGCTCGGATGCCCTCGCCCGCCGTTTGGGCGATGTGAAGACAGGCTTGTTCTCCCTGGAGATGTGGGGCGGTGCGACGTTCGATACGTCCATGCGCTTCCTGAATGAAGACCCGTGGGAACGCTTGCGCGATCTGCGCACGAAGATCCCGAACATCTGTTTCCAGATGCTTTTCCGCGGCTCGAACGCCGTGGGTTACAGCAATTACCCGGAGAATGTCGTGGCTGGTTTCGTTAAGCACGCGGCAGCTTCCGGCATGGACATCTTCCGTATCTTCGATTCGCTGAACTATCTGCCGAATCTCAAGGTGGCGATGGAATCCGTGCAGGACACGCACGCGATCTGCGAAGCGGCGATCTGCTACACCGGCGACATCCTCGATGAGAAGCGCGACAAGTATTCGCTCAAGTATTACGTGAAGCTCGCGAAGGAGCTGGAGAAGATGGGCGCGCATTTCCTCGCCATCAAGGACATGGCGGGCCTGTGCCGTCCGTTCGCGGCGAAGAAGCTCGTGAAGGCGCTGCGCGAAGAAGTCGGCATGCCGATTCACTTCCACACGCATGACACGGCAGGCACGCAATCCGCCGCGATCTTGAACGCCAGTGAAGCGGGTGTGGACATCGTGGATCTCGCGATGGCTTCTATGTCCGGCAGCACCTCGCAGCCGAACTTGAACTCCACCGTGGCCGCACTGCAACACACCACGCGCGATACGTTGTTGAACATCGATGCGTTGAACGAATTCTCTGATTACTGGGAAAAGGTGCGCGAGTATTACACGCCGTTCGATACCGCGCCGAAGACTGGCAGTGCGGAAGTGTATCTGCACGAGATGCCCGGCGGCCAATACACGAACCTCAAGGAACAGGCCGCCAGCATGGGTGTTTCGCATCGTTGGCCGGAGATCGCCCGCACGTATGCAGAAGTGAACCAACTCTTCGGCGACATCGTGAAGGTGACGCCGAGCAGCAAGGTCGTGGGTGATATGGCCCTCTTCCTGTTCAGCCGTGGTATCAAGCCCGCAGACGTCGTGAATCTCGAACCCGGCGCGACGCCGTTCCCCGAGAGCGTGATCGACATGCTCAGTGGCGGTTTGGGTTGGCCGGAAGGCGGCTTCCCCGCCGATGTCTCGCGCGTGGTGCTCGGTGAAAAGCGTTACGCCGAAGCGAAGAAGAATTACGAGAAGGGCGTGGTGCCCGGTGCCGTCGCCACACCCGCGAACTTCGACAAGATCCGCAAGGAACTCGCCGAGAAGCTCAAACGCGAAGTCACGGAAGACGACGTGTTCAGCTACCTGATGTATCCGCAGGTGTTCACGGACTTCGCCAAGCATGCGCGCGAATATAGCGATGTGAGCGTGCTACCCACACCGTCCTTCTACTACGGCCTGCGCCGTGGCGAAGAGATCTCGGTGAGCATCGAAGAAGGCAAGACGCTCGTCGTGAAACTCGTGAACGTGAGCGAGCCGGACAAAGACGGTCGCCGCACAGTGACGTATGAATTGAACGGCCAGACGCGCGAAGCGTATGTGCAGGACAAGAAGGTCGCGCCCTCGAGCAAGACGCGCAGCAAGGCAGACATCAGCGATCCGTCGCAAGTCGGCGCACCGATCCCGGGCCTCGTGGCCGCCATCTCCGTGACCGTTGGCCAGAAGATTGCCAAGGGCGACAAGCTCCTGATGATGGAAGCGATGAAGATGCAGACCACCGTGACCTCGCCAGTGGACGGCGTGGTGGACGCCATTCATGCGCAAGTCGGCGAGACCGTGGAGAGCAAGGATCTGCTGATCAAGCTGCGAGCATGA
- a CDS encoding response regulator, producing MAKILVADDNDVLRNALVMTLEQMGYDVEEAPNGKVALDLQKKFLADVLLTDLIMPEKEGLEIIQEFRRRYPSVIIIAMSAGGRIHMKDLLKVAKQLGANFALSKPFSNDELAETLNKALVKQEA from the coding sequence ATGGCAAAGATATTAGTAGCGGATGATAACGACGTACTCCGCAATGCTCTGGTCATGACCCTGGAGCAGATGGGATATGATGTAGAAGAGGCGCCGAACGGCAAGGTGGCCCTCGACTTGCAAAAGAAGTTTTTGGCTGACGTGCTGCTTACCGATCTTATCATGCCCGAAAAAGAGGGCTTGGAGATCATCCAGGAATTCCGGCGCCGTTATCCGAGCGTCATCATCATCGCCATGTCCGCCGGTGGCCGCATCCACATGAAGGATTTGTTGAAGGTCGCCAAACAACTTGGAGCCAATTTCGCCCTCTCCAAGCCGTTCTCCAATGACGAACTGGCCGAGACGCTGAACAAGGCGCTTGTGAAACAGGAGGCTTAG
- the trkA gene encoding Trk system potassium transporter TrkA, whose amino-acid sequence MNIIIVGAGEVGRHLAESLSSRLHNIILIEQSEALADELNELLDIHILCGNGASVTTLAEANTAECDLFLALSSDDNTNLVSASLAKSMGAKKAIARVHGALQREEWLFDYKAHFKIDYLFSSERLAAVELAKFVRNPECLLVEEIARGRVELLQVQLSAISPAAGKTLREISLPTRVRVASIQRNGLQIIPRANDQLLAGDLVTLFGDPNRLPEVRSLLNPESQQNRQFNVVIFGGGETGCALAQMLESGNYRVRIMELDPKKCRELSEILQNTVVINGDATSLQQLREEQVGDADFFIATSRDDEDNVMTCLQAKSLGTKYTLALIHRADYANVISRNSTQLGIMGAVSPRVATSRDLMRFITSEKFHVVLTLAGGSEVLELTVSEQSSTVGKKVSKIPWPEGSGLVAMLRGQEAMVPSAEDTILAGDTVYAMVSPSARKPMVKMLTDQ is encoded by the coding sequence GTGAATATCATCATAGTAGGCGCGGGCGAAGTGGGCCGGCATCTCGCGGAGAGCCTGTCCAGCCGGTTGCACAACATCATCCTGATCGAGCAGTCAGAAGCGCTCGCTGACGAGCTGAACGAGCTGCTCGACATCCATATCCTCTGCGGCAACGGTGCCTCGGTGACGACGCTCGCCGAGGCAAACACTGCCGAGTGCGATCTGTTCCTGGCGCTGAGCAGCGATGACAATACGAACCTCGTCTCCGCCTCCCTGGCCAAGTCCATGGGCGCGAAAAAAGCGATCGCCCGGGTTCACGGCGCCTTGCAACGGGAAGAGTGGCTCTTCGACTACAAAGCGCATTTCAAGATAGATTACCTCTTCAGTTCCGAGCGGCTGGCAGCAGTGGAACTGGCCAAGTTCGTGCGCAACCCGGAGTGCCTGCTGGTGGAGGAGATCGCCCGCGGCCGGGTGGAACTCCTGCAGGTGCAGCTCTCCGCCATCAGCCCGGCTGCAGGCAAAACCTTGAGGGAGATCAGCCTGCCCACCCGCGTGCGTGTGGCCTCCATCCAGCGGAACGGCTTGCAGATCATCCCAAGGGCCAACGACCAACTGCTCGCCGGGGACCTGGTGACTCTGTTCGGCGATCCCAATCGTCTGCCAGAGGTGCGTTCCCTGCTGAATCCGGAGAGCCAGCAGAACCGCCAGTTCAATGTCGTCATATTCGGCGGGGGTGAGACCGGTTGCGCGCTGGCGCAGATGCTGGAAAGCGGCAACTACCGCGTGCGCATCATGGAGCTTGACCCGAAGAAGTGCCGCGAACTGTCTGAAATCTTGCAGAACACAGTGGTCATCAATGGCGACGCCACCTCGCTCCAGCAATTACGCGAAGAACAGGTCGGCGATGCGGATTTCTTCATCGCCACCTCGCGCGATGATGAGGACAACGTGATGACATGCCTGCAGGCGAAAAGTTTGGGGACAAAATACACGCTGGCGCTCATCCACCGTGCGGACTACGCGAACGTCATCTCCCGCAACAGCACGCAACTGGGCATCATGGGGGCGGTCAGCCCACGAGTGGCGACCAGCCGTGACCTCATGCGTTTCATCACCTCGGAGAAATTCCACGTAGTGCTCACCCTGGCTGGCGGATCCGAGGTGCTGGAGCTCACGGTTTCCGAACAGAGCAGCACTGTGGGCAAGAAGGTATCGAAGATTCCCTGGCCGGAAGGCAGCGGCCTGGTGGCCATGCTGCGCGGGCAGGAGGCGATGGTCCCTTCCGCCGAGGACACCATTCTGGCCGGAGATACCGTCTACGCCATGGTATCCCCTTCAGCCCGGAAACCGATGGTCAAAATGCTGACCGATCAATGA
- the cls gene encoding cardiolipin synthase codes for MKLFRSLVLLLCLTFASGCTSYFAKRVKYRIEPSHAAGSPQFLRSLSYLTGPGLLASNKVTSLVNGDRIFPAMIDAVKKAEKSINLETYIYWSGDIGEEFADLLIQKAEQGVRVRVLVDWWGSGEIVSGHFIRMRAAGVQVVKYNPLLPWRVLRVNHRDHRKLLIVDGKIGFTGGAGIADVWLGNAEHPGEWRDTMFQLEGPAVGQMQAVFMDNWKKAAAEVLAGEDYFPELKPAGDQLVQVFGSSPRDNVESVRMMFLLSIDSARHSIRICTPYFVPGEGTEEALLRACERGVKVEFIVPGSNTDVPFVRHVSRGHWGPLLRAGAKFYEYQPTMFHTKLMIVDDIWVSVGSANVDNRSFRLNDESNMNIYSAAFAAEQVKIFEADKAKTDEVTYEIWKKRPFHRRVMEVITTPFRSQL; via the coding sequence ATGAAGTTGTTCCGTTCATTGGTCCTGCTGCTTTGCCTGACGTTTGCGTCCGGCTGCACGTCCTATTTTGCCAAACGCGTCAAATACCGCATCGAGCCTTCGCACGCCGCCGGCAGTCCACAATTCCTCCGTTCGTTGAGTTACCTCACCGGCCCCGGTTTGCTCGCCAGCAACAAAGTCACCAGCCTTGTGAATGGTGACCGGATTTTTCCCGCCATGATCGATGCGGTAAAAAAAGCCGAAAAATCTATCAACCTGGAAACCTATATTTATTGGTCTGGGGACATTGGTGAGGAATTCGCTGACTTGCTCATTCAGAAGGCAGAGCAGGGGGTTCGCGTCCGTGTGCTGGTGGATTGGTGGGGCTCCGGCGAGATTGTTTCCGGTCACTTCATCCGCATGCGTGCCGCTGGTGTGCAAGTGGTGAAGTATAATCCGCTCCTCCCTTGGCGCGTGCTTCGTGTCAATCACCGCGATCACCGAAAGCTCCTCATCGTCGATGGCAAGATCGGCTTCACCGGCGGCGCGGGCATCGCGGATGTCTGGCTTGGTAATGCTGAGCATCCCGGCGAATGGCGCGACACCATGTTCCAACTCGAAGGCCCCGCCGTCGGCCAGATGCAAGCCGTCTTCATGGACAATTGGAAGAAGGCAGCCGCCGAAGTCCTCGCCGGAGAAGATTATTTCCCTGAGCTCAAGCCAGCTGGCGATCAACTCGTCCAGGTCTTCGGCAGCTCCCCGCGCGATAACGTCGAGAGTGTTCGCATGATGTTTCTGCTCTCCATTGATTCCGCGCGCCACAGCATCCGCATCTGCACCCCGTACTTCGTGCCCGGTGAAGGCACTGAGGAAGCCTTGCTCCGCGCCTGCGAACGCGGCGTGAAAGTCGAGTTCATCGTCCCCGGCTCGAACACCGATGTCCCCTTCGTCCGCCACGTTTCCCGCGGCCACTGGGGACCGCTCCTCCGCGCTGGTGCGAAGTTCTACGAGTATCAACCCACCATGTTCCACACCAAGCTCATGATCGTGGACGACATCTGGGTCTCCGTCGGCTCTGCCAATGTGGACAACCGCTCCTTCCGCCTGAACGACGAATCCAACATGAACATTTACTCCGCTGCCTTCGCCGCCGAACAGGTGAAGATCTTCGAAGCCGACAAAGCCAAGACCGACGAAGTCACCTACGAGATCTGGAAGAAACGCCCCTTCCACCGCCGCGTCATGGAAGTCATAACAACTCCCTTCCGCTCGCAACTGTAG
- a CDS encoding sigma 54-interacting transcriptional regulator, whose protein sequence is MDSNAPANELEQLRQRLAEMETLLKSQQQLEQILGKREELYRTVLESLTEGILITNHESQIIYANARLEEITGYSKDEVLGLVSYKLLLPEKEWAIMERRLKERLGGKEEEYEHEIRRKDGSMHWIRVRATPYRNAQGEIIGTVGALSCIQTQKDLELENEYLLSEIKSHTNTCNIVGTSPALLKVLQQIGVVAPTEATVLILGESGTGKELVARDIHEHSGRKGRPLVKVNCASIPKELFESEFFGHVRGAFTGAVKDRVGRFELADGGTLFLDEIGEIPLDLQAKLLRVLQEGTFERVGEERTRKTNIRLIAATNRDLLSEAKAGRFRLDLYYRLSVFPIELPPLRDRREDIPSLTEHFLKQSAKRMLVPLPKLAKVHVRELMAYDWPGNVRELQNVVERAVILSRSGGLRFDLGNTLSRPLPAVSPVTSPLTIDAQAGLTLADLKARERELILATLQKTNGKVYGTDGAAAKLGLKPTTLVSKIKKLGLKKHVTVSG, encoded by the coding sequence ATGGATAGCAACGCACCTGCCAATGAACTCGAACAACTTCGCCAGCGACTGGCGGAGATGGAAACGTTGCTGAAAAGCCAGCAACAGCTCGAGCAGATCTTGGGCAAGCGCGAGGAGCTTTATCGCACGGTGCTGGAGAGTCTCACCGAGGGCATCCTCATCACGAATCACGAGAGCCAGATCATTTACGCGAATGCCCGGCTTGAAGAGATCACGGGTTACTCGAAGGATGAAGTGCTCGGCCTGGTGAGTTACAAGCTACTCCTGCCGGAGAAAGAATGGGCCATCATGGAGAGGCGTTTAAAGGAGCGCCTCGGCGGCAAGGAGGAGGAATACGAGCATGAGATCCGGCGCAAGGACGGCAGCATGCACTGGATCCGTGTGCGCGCGACGCCGTATCGCAATGCCCAAGGCGAGATCATCGGCACGGTAGGCGCGCTCAGTTGCATCCAGACGCAGAAAGATTTGGAGCTGGAGAACGAGTATCTGCTGAGCGAAATCAAATCGCACACGAACACGTGCAACATTGTCGGCACCAGTCCGGCATTGCTGAAAGTGTTGCAGCAGATCGGTGTCGTAGCTCCGACGGAGGCAACGGTGCTCATCCTTGGTGAATCTGGCACGGGCAAGGAACTCGTTGCTCGTGACATCCATGAGCATAGCGGGCGCAAAGGGCGTCCGCTCGTGAAGGTGAATTGTGCGTCCATCCCCAAGGAACTGTTCGAGAGCGAATTCTTCGGTCACGTGCGCGGTGCATTCACTGGCGCGGTGAAAGATCGCGTGGGCCGCTTTGAATTGGCGGATGGCGGCACGCTGTTCCTCGATGAGATCGGTGAAATACCTTTGGATTTGCAGGCGAAACTGCTGCGTGTGTTGCAGGAAGGGACGTTCGAGCGGGTAGGGGAGGAGCGCACGCGCAAGACGAACATCCGCCTCATCGCCGCGACGAATCGTGATCTTTTGAGTGAAGCGAAGGCAGGTCGGTTCCGCCTCGATTTATATTATCGCCTCAGCGTGTTCCCCATAGAGCTGCCGCCCTTGCGCGATCGTCGCGAGGACATCCCCTCACTCACGGAACATTTCCTGAAACAATCCGCCAAGCGCATGCTCGTGCCGTTGCCGAAGCTGGCCAAGGTGCATGTGCGCGAACTGATGGCTTATGACTGGCCGGGGAACGTGCGGGAATTGCAGAACGTGGTGGAACGCGCCGTCATTCTTTCCAGGAGCGGTGGATTGCGCTTCGATCTGGGCAACACATTATCACGCCCGTTGCCTGCGGTGTCGCCGGTCACTTCACCCCTGACGATAGATGCTCAAGCTGGGCTTACGCTGGCCGACTTGAAGGCTCGCGAGCGGGAGTTGATTCTCGCCACGCTGCAAAAGACGAATGGTAAAGTTTACGGAACCGATGGCGCCGCCGCCAAGTTGGGCCTCAAGCCGACCACCCTCGTCTCCAAGATCAAGAAGCTCGGCTTGAAGAAGCATGTGACGGTGAGCGGTTAG
- a CDS encoding SDR family oxidoreductase, with protein MDLRLTGKLALVTGSTKGIGFAIATDLAREGARVILNGRSEKSVAEAIVELKKAVPNALIESFTGDLATAEAAEALVKKFPHVEILVNNLGIFEPKPFEEIPDDDWRRFFEVNVLSGVRLSRAYLTGMKQRNWGRIIFISSESGLQIPVEMIHYGMTKTAQLAVSRGLAESCAGTAVTVNSVLPGPTRSAGVEEFVKELSGGKPFAEFEKEFFQTVRPSSLLKRFETPEEIAALVTFVCSPNASGINGAALRVDGGVARSCF; from the coding sequence ATGGATTTACGACTCACGGGTAAACTCGCTCTAGTCACCGGCTCCACCAAGGGCATCGGCTTTGCCATCGCCACCGATCTCGCCCGCGAAGGCGCTCGCGTCATCTTGAATGGCCGCTCGGAGAAATCCGTCGCCGAAGCCATCGTGGAACTCAAGAAGGCCGTTCCCAACGCCCTCATCGAGAGCTTCACCGGCGACCTCGCCACTGCGGAAGCCGCCGAAGCCTTGGTGAAGAAGTTTCCTCATGTCGAAATCCTCGTGAACAACCTCGGCATCTTCGAGCCGAAACCGTTCGAGGAAATCCCCGATGACGACTGGCGCCGCTTCTTCGAGGTGAACGTCCTAAGCGGCGTCCGCCTGAGCCGCGCTTACTTGACTGGCATGAAGCAGCGCAACTGGGGCCGCATCATCTTCATCAGCAGCGAGAGCGGCCTGCAGATCCCCGTGGAGATGATCCACTACGGCATGACGAAGACCGCCCAACTCGCTGTCTCCCGTGGCCTCGCCGAATCCTGCGCGGGCACCGCTGTCACCGTGAACTCCGTTTTGCCCGGCCCTACGCGCTCTGCAGGCGTGGAGGAATTCGTGAAAGAACTCAGCGGTGGCAAACCCTTCGCTGAATTCGAGAAAGAATTCTTCCAAACCGTCCGCCCCAGCTCGTTGCTGAAACGCTTCGAGACCCCTGAAGAGATCGCGGCCCTCGTCACCTTCGTCTGCAGCCCGAACGCCTCCGGCATCAACGGCGCCGCCCTCCGCGTCGATGGCGGCGTAGCCCGCTCGTGTTTCTAA